In the Arthrobacter sp. 31Y genome, one interval contains:
- the bcp gene encoding thioredoxin-dependent thiol peroxidase → MAERLIPGDVAPDFTLQDETGKSVSLSDLRKRKTIVYFYPAASTPGCTKEACDFRDTLGSLQAAGYDVVGVSPDPVKALAKFAEEENLTFRLLSDEDHAVAEAYGAWGEKKNYGRSYMGLIRSTIVVDPDGKVSLAQYNVRATGHVAKLRRDLKLDK, encoded by the coding sequence CACTTCAGGATGAAACCGGCAAAAGCGTGAGCTTGTCGGACCTCCGCAAACGTAAAACCATCGTCTATTTCTACCCCGCTGCTTCCACGCCCGGCTGCACCAAGGAAGCATGCGATTTCCGCGACACACTGGGATCCCTGCAGGCCGCAGGATACGACGTTGTGGGCGTCTCCCCGGATCCCGTCAAGGCTCTTGCCAAGTTCGCCGAAGAGGAAAACCTGACCTTCCGGCTGCTCTCGGACGAGGACCATGCCGTAGCCGAGGCATACGGGGCCTGGGGCGAGAAGAAAAACTACGGGCGCAGCTACATGGGACTGATCAGATCCACGATTGTGGTTGATCCCGATGGAAAGGTTTCCCTGGCCCAATACAACGTGCGCGCCACCGGGCACGTGGCCAAGCTCCGTCGCGATCTCAAGCTGGACAAGTAA
- a CDS encoding ABC transporter substrate-binding protein: protein MASSKMRRLGMQFGAAVLALGLAGCTGTPGPAPSSSAGSSPVVEPTATFNFGTASMPLGLDPAMTADSESYRVTRQVLEGLVGVDGETGQTTPLLATEWKDSNNGLSYDFTLRSGVTFHDGTALDATAVCANFNRWFTFPEDLRNQAPGISFQSVFKAYADQPVFSIFKDCKVVSASDVQINLTRPFTGFLQALTLPAFAISSPAALEAQKANVLNQVRNGQAMSTYAEHPVGTGPYEFTGWDETKLTLSSYKSYWGNRGQIATINFIPYDRAETRQQALLDGKIDAYDLVTSGTFDQLVKKGVQIIQRDPFSVMYLGINQAVAPLEKPEVRQAIEMAIDKETLIRKFFIDNTAQASQFVPPKLSGFNNNAPSLGYNPEKAKELLKKAGYKGEELKFYYPLNATRAYMPTPEKIYAELSRQLVAVGFNIKPVPIDWEDGYLQRVQSAGDRGLHLLGWNGSYADADNFLGPLFGETRAEFGYADSEVFHKIERARAMPDGDDRNAQYQAINAEIAASVPAVPIAFPISALALSNKVESYPASPVLNEVFTNVRLKP, encoded by the coding sequence GTGGCAAGCAGCAAAATGCGGCGCCTGGGCATGCAGTTCGGAGCAGCCGTACTGGCTTTGGGGCTGGCAGGGTGCACCGGAACCCCCGGCCCGGCACCGTCGTCGTCCGCCGGCAGCTCCCCCGTTGTTGAACCGACGGCAACCTTCAATTTCGGCACAGCTTCCATGCCCTTGGGCCTGGATCCTGCCATGACCGCGGATTCCGAGTCCTACCGTGTCACCCGCCAGGTCCTTGAAGGCCTCGTGGGAGTGGACGGCGAAACAGGGCAAACGACTCCCCTCCTCGCCACGGAGTGGAAAGACAGCAACAACGGGCTGAGCTATGACTTCACGCTCCGCTCCGGCGTGACCTTTCACGACGGCACTGCCCTGGATGCAACCGCAGTATGCGCCAACTTCAACCGCTGGTTCACGTTTCCCGAGGACCTCCGGAATCAGGCACCCGGCATTTCGTTCCAAAGTGTCTTCAAGGCTTACGCGGACCAACCAGTGTTCTCCATTTTCAAAGACTGCAAGGTGGTCTCGGCCAGCGACGTCCAAATCAACCTGACACGCCCGTTCACCGGATTCCTTCAGGCGTTGACTCTGCCGGCCTTCGCAATATCTTCCCCGGCGGCTTTGGAGGCACAGAAAGCCAATGTCCTTAACCAGGTACGGAACGGCCAGGCCATGTCCACCTACGCCGAACATCCTGTGGGCACTGGGCCGTACGAATTCACCGGATGGGACGAGACGAAGCTCACCCTGTCCAGCTACAAGAGCTACTGGGGCAACCGGGGCCAGATAGCAACCATCAACTTCATTCCCTACGATCGGGCGGAAACACGCCAGCAGGCCCTTCTGGACGGCAAGATCGACGCCTACGACCTAGTGACCTCGGGGACCTTTGATCAATTGGTCAAAAAGGGTGTCCAGATCATCCAGCGCGACCCCTTCTCGGTGATGTATTTGGGAATCAACCAGGCTGTTGCTCCACTGGAAAAGCCCGAAGTGCGCCAAGCGATCGAGATGGCGATCGACAAGGAGACGTTGATCCGCAAATTCTTCATCGACAACACGGCGCAGGCTTCACAGTTCGTACCGCCCAAACTCAGCGGCTTCAACAACAATGCACCCTCCCTGGGCTACAACCCGGAGAAAGCAAAGGAGCTTTTGAAGAAGGCCGGCTACAAGGGTGAAGAGCTGAAGTTCTACTATCCACTCAACGCCACGAGGGCCTACATGCCCACCCCGGAAAAGATCTACGCCGAGCTCAGCCGCCAGCTCGTCGCCGTAGGCTTCAACATCAAGCCGGTTCCCATCGACTGGGAAGACGGCTACCTCCAAAGAGTCCAGTCGGCCGGGGACCGGGGCCTGCACCTGCTCGGCTGGAACGGCTCCTACGCGGATGCAGACAACTTCCTGGGACCCCTCTTCGGCGAAACCCGCGCCGAGTTCGGATACGCCGATTCGGAAGTGTTCCACAAGATAGAACGCGCCCGGGCCATGCCCGACGGCGATGACCGCAATGCCCAGTACCAGGCCATCAACGCTGAGATCGCGGCGTCGGTACCGGCTGTGCCCATCGCCTTCCCCATCTCGGCGCTGGCTCTGTCCAACAAGGTGGAAAGCTACCCGGCGTCCCCGGTCCTCAACGAAGTTTTCACAAACGTCCGCCTAAAGCCTTGA
- a CDS encoding malate:quinone oxidoreductase, which produces MTFISKTQHADVVLIGGGIMSATLGAFIKQLEPTWTISLFERLDEAGLESSGPWNNAGTGHAALCELNYSPAAKDGSVDPSKALHINEQFQLSRQFWSHLVDSKVIGSPKGFINTVPHMSFVIGDDHANFLKNRYEALKPNTLFRSMEYTEDQDQIAKWAPLIVKGRDRKQRVAATRAAEGTDVDFGALTRELTGYLQGSGAEVNYGHDVTNIHRAAGGGWDLSLKHPKSGEHGRIHAKFVFVGAGGGALHLLQASGIPESKGYGGFPVSGQFFRCTDDAVTSQHSAKVYGQASVGAPPMSVPHLDTRYVDGKRSLLFGPYAGFSTNFLKTSSYLDLPLSIRPGNIIPMLAVAKDNMDLTAYLIKEVAKRHEAKVEALREYYPEASGGNWELITAGQRVQIIKKHPQKGGVLQFGTEVIASRDGSIGALLGASPGASTAVPIMIELLQKSFPKNFKGWQSKLKDMMPGYGVKLNENADLAAELEASTASSLQLDVANAIQS; this is translated from the coding sequence GTGACCTTCATTTCCAAGACTCAACATGCCGACGTCGTCCTTATTGGCGGTGGAATCATGAGTGCCACCCTTGGTGCGTTCATCAAGCAACTTGAACCCACCTGGACCATCTCCCTGTTCGAACGACTCGACGAAGCAGGGCTCGAAAGTTCCGGACCCTGGAACAACGCCGGCACGGGCCATGCTGCGCTGTGTGAGCTTAACTACTCCCCCGCAGCAAAAGACGGTTCCGTGGACCCGTCCAAGGCCCTGCACATCAACGAGCAGTTCCAGCTGTCCCGCCAGTTCTGGTCCCACCTTGTGGACAGCAAAGTCATTGGGTCTCCCAAAGGGTTCATCAACACAGTTCCGCACATGAGCTTCGTCATTGGCGATGACCACGCGAACTTCCTCAAGAACCGGTACGAGGCCCTTAAGCCCAACACGCTGTTCCGCAGCATGGAGTACACCGAGGACCAGGACCAGATCGCCAAGTGGGCCCCGTTGATCGTCAAGGGCCGTGACCGCAAGCAGCGCGTGGCAGCAACCCGCGCGGCTGAAGGCACCGACGTCGATTTCGGCGCCTTGACCCGTGAACTGACCGGCTACCTGCAGGGCAGTGGCGCTGAAGTCAACTATGGACACGATGTCACCAACATCCACCGCGCTGCAGGCGGTGGATGGGATCTCTCCCTCAAGCACCCCAAGTCCGGCGAGCACGGCCGCATCCACGCGAAGTTCGTCTTCGTGGGAGCCGGCGGCGGTGCACTTCACCTGCTCCAGGCGTCCGGCATTCCTGAAAGCAAGGGGTACGGCGGCTTCCCCGTCTCCGGGCAGTTCTTCCGCTGCACAGACGACGCCGTCACCTCCCAGCACAGCGCAAAGGTTTACGGCCAGGCTTCGGTCGGCGCGCCGCCCATGTCCGTCCCGCACCTGGACACCCGCTATGTGGACGGCAAGCGCTCCCTCCTCTTCGGCCCGTACGCCGGTTTCTCCACCAACTTCCTGAAGACCTCCAGCTACCTGGACCTTCCGCTGTCCATCCGCCCGGGAAACATCATTCCCATGCTGGCAGTGGCCAAGGACAACATGGACCTCACCGCCTACCTCATCAAAGAGGTCGCCAAGCGGCACGAGGCAAAGGTTGAGGCCCTGCGCGAGTACTACCCGGAAGCATCCGGTGGCAATTGGGAACTGATCACTGCGGGCCAGCGTGTACAGATCATCAAGAAGCACCCACAGAAGGGTGGCGTCCTGCAGTTCGGCACCGAAGTCATTGCCTCCCGCGATGGTTCAATCGGCGCGCTGCTGGGCGCTTCCCCGGGCGCGTCAACTGCAGTACCCATCATGATCGAACTGTTGCAGAAGTCCTTCCCCAAGAACTTCAAGGGTTGGCAGTCCAAGCTCAAGGACATGATGCCGGGCTACGGCGTCAAGCTCAATGAGAATGCTGACCTGGCCGCCGAGCTGGAAGCAAGCACCGCCAGCTCGCTGCAATTGGACGTGGCCAACGCCATCCAAAGCTAG
- a CDS encoding efflux RND transporter permease subunit, with the protein MFRLAKLSLGNRALIALITVFAAVFGVITMGSLKQELIPSIEFPQITVVTSMPGASPEVVDKQLSRPLETALNSVEGLESTTSTSRNGVSQITMVFTYGSNLDRARNQIDRAISNAKRVLPADVEPQSIAGNISDFPIVYLAVSSDKPLSELNADLLRLSVPRLQKIDGVRGADVTGGSSQHILIQPRPADLATTGASVQSISAALKNNGTLVPVGTIEDQGKTLSLQLGSPVDSLDIIKGLPLAGAKNAATIGAVADVSIEDDAATSITRTNGKPTLALSVTKKPEGDTVAISHAVRDAVGPMEEELGNNATFTPVFDQAPFIEKSIKDLTTEGLLGLGFAVAVILVFLMSVRSTLVTAVSIPLSLLITFIGISATGYSLNILTLGALTIAIGRVVDDSIVVIENIKRHLSYGEHKLTAILTSIREVAGAITASTLTTVAVFLPIAFVGDLAGELFRPFALTVTIALLSSLLVSLTIVPVLAYWFLSSPAKGAEAQASAKEAAEKAREAEQRSRLQRGYLPILAKTQKHPVITLSAAALILVATIAVSPLLATDLLGRSGENSMTVRQVLPAGTSLQATSDEASKVEESLKGIEGIKDVQVTSGNAQTGFAALTSTGSSNSTFTIVTDEKVNQSKLQDEVRAKLEGAAGKVTVGSQQGGFGTSSTVDITIRAANSADLQTASDAMVKAMEGVPGSTEVATNLASKQSVVQVRVDRAKAVAAGLTEEQVGAFLASTVSPVPAGTVRIETNDYPVQIGEGTRFTSIAAVRALQLPTARGGVALESIAAVEQVDTPVSITSSNGQRTARVTVTPSGSNLGSVSAAVQERLAGVDLPAGVTATIGGATTQQAESFRQLGLALLAAIAIVYVIMVAAFKSLIQPLILLVSVPFAATGAVGLLLVTGVPLGLPSLIGMLMLVGIVVTNAIVLIDLINQYRKPHDGSPGMNVSDAITHGARQRLRPILMTALATVFALTPMALGLTGGGGFISQPLAIVVIGGLVSSTALTLVLVPVLYKLVEGRREKKELLKALQDKPTASPGEGPGGGSSGSGDFQDWTTGMIPRVTGRRAAHNPAE; encoded by the coding sequence ATGTTCCGCTTGGCCAAACTGTCCCTGGGAAACCGGGCCCTGATCGCGCTGATCACCGTCTTTGCGGCGGTGTTCGGCGTGATCACCATGGGTTCACTCAAGCAGGAACTCATTCCCTCCATCGAGTTCCCGCAGATCACCGTGGTGACCTCCATGCCGGGTGCTTCTCCGGAGGTCGTGGACAAGCAGTTGAGCCGGCCGCTCGAAACGGCCTTGAACAGCGTCGAGGGGCTCGAGTCCACCACATCAACGTCCCGCAACGGCGTTTCGCAGATCACCATGGTGTTCACGTACGGCTCCAACCTGGACCGGGCGCGCAACCAGATTGACCGGGCAATCTCGAACGCCAAGCGGGTCCTGCCGGCCGACGTCGAGCCCCAGTCCATCGCTGGCAACATCAGCGACTTCCCGATCGTTTATCTGGCGGTCTCCTCGGACAAACCGCTGAGCGAACTCAACGCTGACCTCCTGCGTCTCAGCGTCCCCCGTCTGCAGAAAATCGACGGCGTTCGTGGCGCCGATGTGACCGGCGGCTCCAGCCAGCACATCCTGATCCAGCCCCGCCCCGCGGATCTGGCAACAACAGGTGCCTCCGTCCAGTCCATCAGCGCTGCACTGAAGAACAACGGCACTTTGGTTCCTGTGGGCACCATCGAGGATCAGGGCAAGACTCTGTCCCTGCAGCTCGGCAGCCCGGTGGATTCGTTGGACATCATTAAGGGACTCCCCTTGGCCGGTGCGAAGAATGCCGCCACTATCGGGGCCGTTGCCGACGTCAGCATCGAGGACGACGCCGCCACGTCCATCACGCGCACCAACGGTAAGCCCACGTTGGCCCTTTCTGTCACCAAAAAGCCGGAGGGCGATACGGTGGCAATTTCGCACGCCGTAAGGGATGCCGTGGGACCTATGGAAGAGGAACTCGGCAACAACGCGACCTTCACGCCGGTCTTCGACCAAGCTCCGTTCATTGAAAAGTCCATCAAGGACCTCACCACCGAAGGGCTCCTGGGCCTGGGCTTCGCCGTGGCTGTGATCCTGGTTTTCCTGATGTCCGTCCGCTCCACGCTGGTCACGGCCGTCTCCATCCCGCTGTCCCTTCTGATCACATTCATCGGCATCTCCGCCACGGGCTATTCGCTGAACATCCTCACCTTGGGTGCCCTCACCATTGCGATCGGGCGCGTGGTTGACGATTCCATCGTGGTGATCGAGAACATCAAGCGGCATCTGAGCTATGGCGAACACAAGCTGACGGCCATCCTGACCTCCATCAGGGAAGTTGCCGGGGCCATCACGGCTTCCACCTTGACCACTGTGGCCGTTTTCCTCCCCATCGCTTTCGTGGGCGACCTCGCCGGTGAGCTGTTCCGGCCCTTCGCGTTGACCGTCACCATCGCGCTCTTGTCATCACTGCTGGTTTCTCTGACAATCGTTCCGGTCCTGGCCTACTGGTTCCTGTCCTCACCCGCAAAAGGCGCTGAGGCACAGGCATCCGCCAAGGAAGCTGCCGAGAAAGCCCGTGAGGCCGAACAACGGAGTCGTCTCCAGCGCGGCTACCTTCCGATTCTTGCCAAGACCCAGAAACATCCGGTCATCACCTTGTCAGCCGCGGCATTGATTCTGGTGGCCACCATCGCCGTTTCGCCTCTTCTGGCCACTGACCTTTTGGGCCGCTCCGGCGAGAACAGCATGACGGTGCGCCAAGTCCTTCCGGCCGGCACCAGCTTGCAGGCCACCAGCGATGAAGCCTCCAAGGTTGAGGAATCCCTCAAGGGCATTGAGGGCATCAAGGACGTGCAGGTCACTTCCGGTAATGCCCAGACCGGCTTCGCTGCCCTCACCTCCACTGGTTCGTCCAACTCGACGTTCACCATTGTCACCGATGAGAAAGTGAACCAAAGCAAACTCCAGGATGAGGTCCGCGCCAAGCTTGAAGGGGCTGCCGGGAAAGTGACGGTGGGATCGCAGCAGGGCGGATTCGGCACGTCCTCAACGGTGGACATCACCATCAGGGCTGCGAACTCCGCTGATCTGCAGACGGCAAGCGACGCCATGGTGAAGGCCATGGAAGGCGTTCCCGGCAGTACGGAAGTCGCCACTAACCTTGCCTCCAAGCAGTCGGTGGTCCAGGTCCGCGTTGACCGCGCCAAGGCAGTGGCGGCAGGTCTGACGGAAGAGCAAGTAGGAGCCTTCCTTGCCTCCACGGTCAGCCCCGTCCCTGCCGGTACCGTCCGGATTGAGACCAACGATTACCCTGTGCAGATCGGCGAAGGCACGCGCTTTACCAGCATCGCCGCCGTTCGTGCGCTTCAGCTCCCCACAGCGCGGGGTGGAGTCGCACTGGAGTCGATTGCCGCCGTCGAGCAGGTTGACACCCCGGTGTCCATCACCAGCAGCAATGGGCAGCGCACGGCAAGGGTGACCGTGACGCCTTCCGGATCCAATCTGGGCAGCGTCAGCGCGGCCGTGCAGGAGCGGCTGGCCGGAGTGGACTTGCCCGCGGGGGTGACCGCCACCATCGGTGGTGCCACTACGCAGCAAGCCGAATCTTTCCGGCAACTTGGCCTGGCTCTGCTGGCAGCAATCGCGATCGTCTATGTGATCATGGTGGCCGCCTTCAAGTCACTCATTCAGCCGCTCATCCTGTTGGTCTCTGTACCGTTCGCGGCAACGGGTGCAGTGGGTCTGCTGTTGGTAACCGGCGTTCCTTTGGGACTGCCGTCGCTGATCGGCATGTTGATGCTGGTGGGAATTGTGGTCACCAACGCCATTGTGCTGATCGACCTCATCAATCAATACCGCAAACCACATGACGGCAGTCCGGGCATGAACGTTTCCGACGCCATTACCCACGGTGCCCGCCAGCGACTCCGGCCCATCCTCATGACGGCCCTGGCCACTGTGTTCGCCCTGACTCCCATGGCCTTGGGCCTCACGGGTGGCGGCGGGTTCATTTCCCAACCTTTGGCAATTGTGGTGATCGGTGGACTGGTTTCATCCACTGCGCTGACATTGGTCCTGGTTCCGGTTCTGTACAAACTTGTGGAGGGCCGCCGGGAGAAGAAGGAGCTGCTGAAGGCGCTTCAGGACAAGCCCACGGCGTCTCCCGGCGAGGGACCCGGCGGCGGCAGTTCCGGATCGGGCGATTTCCAAGACTGGACCACTGGCATGATTCCCCGTGTTACGGGCCGCCGCGCCGCCCATAATCCCGCAGAATAG
- a CDS encoding LLM class flavin-dependent oxidoreductase — protein MQIGVFSVSDVTTDPTTGRTPTENERIKASVAIAKKVEEIGMDVYALGEHHNRPFFSSSPTTTLAYIAAQTERITLSTATTLITTNDPVKIAEDFAMLQHLSDGRVDLVLGRGNTAPVYPWFGKNIQDGIELAIENYSLLRKLWDEDTVNWSGKFRTPLQNFTSTPRPLDDVAPFVWHGSIRTPQIAEVAAYYGDGFFANNIFWPKEHYQQLIGLYRERYEHYGHGTADQAIVGLGGQFFMRKNSQDAVKEFRPYFDNAPVYGHGPSLEDFTSQTPLTVGSPQEVIEKTLTFREAFGDYQRQLFLIDHAGLPLKTVLEQLDLFGEEVLPVLRKEYAAMKPAHVPDAPTHASRVAAALEAKVSESATAGAAGQDA, from the coding sequence ATGCAGATCGGCGTATTCAGCGTCAGCGACGTCACCACTGACCCCACCACGGGCCGCACGCCCACGGAAAACGAACGCATCAAGGCCTCCGTTGCCATCGCTAAGAAGGTCGAAGAAATCGGCATGGACGTGTACGCCCTCGGCGAGCACCACAACCGGCCCTTCTTCTCTTCCTCCCCCACCACTACCCTGGCCTACATCGCTGCCCAGACCGAGCGCATCACGTTGTCCACTGCCACCACCCTGATCACCACCAATGATCCGGTCAAGATAGCCGAAGACTTCGCCATGCTCCAGCACCTCTCGGACGGCCGCGTGGACCTGGTCCTCGGCCGTGGCAACACCGCGCCGGTGTACCCGTGGTTCGGAAAGAACATCCAGGACGGCATCGAGCTCGCCATCGAGAACTACAGCCTCCTCCGCAAGCTGTGGGATGAGGACACCGTCAACTGGTCCGGCAAGTTCCGTACGCCGCTGCAGAACTTCACTTCCACGCCGCGTCCGCTTGACGACGTCGCCCCGTTCGTATGGCACGGCTCCATCCGCACGCCGCAGATCGCGGAAGTCGCCGCATACTACGGGGACGGCTTCTTCGCCAACAACATCTTCTGGCCCAAGGAGCACTACCAGCAGCTGATCGGCCTCTACCGTGAGCGCTACGAGCACTACGGCCACGGCACGGCAGACCAGGCAATAGTCGGCCTTGGCGGTCAGTTCTTCATGCGGAAGAACTCCCAGGATGCCGTGAAGGAATTCCGCCCGTACTTCGACAACGCTCCTGTCTATGGACACGGGCCGTCCTTGGAGGACTTCACCTCCCAGACTCCGCTGACCGTGGGCAGCCCGCAGGAAGTCATCGAGAAAACCCTCACATTCCGCGAGGCTTTCGGTGATTACCAGCGGCAGCTCTTCCTGATTGATCACGCCGGGCTGCCCCTGAAGACGGTCCTGGAGCAGTTGGACCTCTTCGGCGAAGAAGTCTTGCCGGTACTTCGCAAGGAATACGCCGCCATGAAGCCTGCGCACGTGCCGGACGCCCCGACGCACGCCTCACGCGTTGCCGCCGCCCTGGAAGCCAAGGTCAGCGAATCCGCCACCGCTGGTGCTGCGGGGCAGGACGCCTGA
- a CDS encoding MarR family winged helix-turn-helix transcriptional regulator — MSSPSASSAVRLAAETWESLFRSQVAVMRKLQSGPAFKTLPVKEYDVLFTLSKCPSGQLRLNEINDKVLLSQSSLSRLVDRLEKRGLVERTTAPDDGRGVLLSLTEAGSELQKTIGREHVRDIANLVAPALTAEEQQELLRLTEKLRASVASH; from the coding sequence ATGTCCAGCCCCTCGGCGTCCTCCGCCGTTCGCCTCGCCGCAGAAACCTGGGAGTCGCTGTTCCGCTCCCAGGTGGCGGTGATGCGGAAGCTTCAGTCGGGACCGGCGTTCAAGACACTTCCTGTCAAGGAGTACGACGTCCTCTTCACGTTGTCCAAATGCCCGTCCGGCCAGCTTCGTTTGAACGAGATCAATGACAAGGTGCTGCTGAGCCAATCCAGCCTGAGTCGCCTGGTGGACCGTTTGGAGAAGCGCGGTTTGGTGGAACGAACAACAGCGCCCGACGACGGCCGCGGGGTCCTGCTCTCACTCACCGAAGCCGGCAGCGAGCTCCAAAAAACCATCGGCCGCGAACATGTGCGGGACATTGCCAATTTGGTGGCGCCTGCGCTCACAGCCGAGGAGCAGCAGGAGCTTCTGCGGCTGACAGAGAAACTACGCGCTTCGGTCGCCTCGCACTAA
- a CDS encoding transglutaminase-like domain-containing protein, protein MERNVAASLVFKTAANTKVAMAIAVATNRGYQSVTENLSITSDGAEVPFAELSDHHGGRFHYLEFTEPSEVTVDYRATVLGFGEPDTASPMELIRYVRPSRYAESDRLLPTSYAEFGSLHGTELLHAVRNWVNGELRYVSGSSRGTDGAVETLLHRKGVCRDFAHLAIALLRSKDVPARLAAVYAPGLSPMDFHAVAEAYINGAWHIIDPTGLAPRESMVRITAGRDSSDTAFLSTVGGSLTLKTLKVSAVVNGELPVEDPRELISLR, encoded by the coding sequence ATGGAACGCAATGTTGCTGCCTCGCTCGTTTTCAAGACTGCAGCCAACACCAAGGTGGCCATGGCCATAGCCGTGGCCACTAATCGTGGTTACCAGTCAGTGACGGAAAACCTGTCCATCACCAGCGACGGTGCCGAGGTCCCTTTTGCCGAACTCAGCGACCACCATGGTGGCCGCTTTCACTACCTGGAATTCACCGAGCCAAGCGAGGTGACAGTGGACTACCGGGCAACGGTTCTTGGCTTTGGAGAGCCGGATACGGCCAGCCCGATGGAACTCATCAGGTATGTCAGGCCCAGCCGGTATGCGGAGTCGGACAGGCTGCTGCCCACCTCCTACGCCGAGTTCGGAAGCCTCCACGGTACCGAACTGCTTCATGCCGTCCGCAATTGGGTCAACGGGGAACTGCGCTACGTCAGCGGGTCCTCCCGGGGGACTGACGGAGCTGTGGAAACCCTGCTTCACCGGAAAGGTGTGTGCCGGGACTTCGCCCACCTTGCCATTGCCCTCTTGCGGTCCAAGGATGTTCCTGCGCGACTGGCGGCAGTGTATGCCCCCGGGCTGAGTCCCATGGATTTCCATGCTGTTGCCGAGGCATACATCAACGGCGCCTGGCACATCATTGACCCCACCGGACTCGCGCCCCGCGAGTCCATGGTCCGCATCACTGCCGGGCGGGACTCCTCGGATACTGCGTTCCTGTCTACCGTGGGCGGCAGCCTGACCCTGAAGACCCTCAAGGTCAGTGCCGTGGTTAACGGAGAGCTCCCGGTGGAGGACCCCCGGGAGCTCATCAGCTTGCGTTAG
- a CDS encoding DUF1684 domain-containing protein translates to MAPDQQDYFEDDIPTMSAVDIADWRLRTFALYDKVRQLAATNPFDAHVFWRQERDLMFATHPASALTADMKASFSGLRTADYDPSFRRYSALSPEGSGQEMNVETGTDGVVPFTRIGTFELPGLGSLAAWRLGSYGGGIFVPFRDATAGKDGGSYGAGRYLLDTVKGSFHGTRGAGAEQEFVLDFNFAYNPSCAYNEAWACPLAGPGNRLAAEIPVGELYLG, encoded by the coding sequence ATGGCTCCCGATCAGCAGGACTATTTCGAGGACGACATCCCCACCATGTCAGCGGTTGATATTGCCGACTGGCGCTTGCGGACGTTCGCTCTCTACGACAAGGTGCGTCAACTCGCAGCCACCAACCCGTTCGACGCCCACGTGTTCTGGCGGCAGGAACGCGACCTGATGTTCGCGACGCATCCCGCTTCAGCGCTGACCGCCGACATGAAGGCCTCATTTTCCGGACTTCGAACTGCTGACTACGATCCCTCCTTCCGGAGGTACTCTGCGTTGTCGCCCGAAGGAAGCGGACAGGAGATGAACGTCGAAACGGGGACTGACGGCGTGGTGCCCTTCACAAGGATCGGCACCTTTGAGTTGCCCGGGCTGGGTTCGTTGGCTGCATGGCGGCTAGGGAGTTACGGCGGCGGCATCTTTGTGCCCTTCCGGGACGCCACCGCCGGTAAGGACGGCGGAAGCTACGGAGCAGGCCGGTATCTGCTGGACACGGTCAAGGGCTCATTTCACGGCACGCGAGGGGCCGGTGCCGAACAAGAGTTCGTCCTGGACTTCAACTTCGCCTACAACCCGTCCTGCGCCTACAACGAAGCTTGGGCGTGCCCGCTGGCCGGACCAGGCAACCGTCTGGCTGCCGAGATTCCCGTGGGCGAACTCTACCTGGGCTAA